The Triticum aestivum cultivar Chinese Spring chromosome 5A, IWGSC CS RefSeq v2.1, whole genome shotgun sequence genomic sequence taccttttaAGCAAGATATGTTGGATGCACAGTGAacaatctgtatgttactaaggtaccaaatttcactggaaggacttgaagcatgtcataaactttgttgataatctgacaaagATGGCACatcgtatgaacgctggattttggatgggattaattataaCTATGGTgtacacattgaacaagaccaatcgTGTGCACAAAacactggtaaaaagtcttattttaatgttgatgctcataaacatatatatcttcaatgatatgttacaattggtttttattctacatttcaacaaAAATTGCCTgatgtagcagttcctggatcgatttcccagcgtggtcgaattacacttgtgcctgctaataatgccaaagtgattgcaaggtactgcatttcccacggaaatggaaccattcaaattaacaagttctcgcttgtcgtggcaatgcatccatattggaaaattgcagacactgttctactcctgctctaccaaggcacaggagggctcttccttttcattgatgagatgccgagtcgccgtgatcaagctgcttccagcagatagttgtggttgttggccctcgacctcttaaaatgtgctagctgttactatgttaagtatgtagatatggaccatatggttgtcaaaaccgtgttacgaggATCCTCCTTTTGTCAAacagtgtaaccactatatatatgttactcaaatgttgttacccaagttcttaaattttcatggaaagtattagtatcatacatagttcattgagtttaagcgcgTGGCCGATGtctagaaggcatttgcatattaactgtccatattacaaattcacacacatgttaacacaaggaaatgtatgtgtaacttgctaatcatcgcacatgagtactcgcagacacattgtgtgcgatactcctagccaccgcaagcaacgaGTTtgcaattttcaaagttttttgtacacacagaatcgcacacgaactaactatatTAACCGTcggtgttgtaatttctcatcgcaaacagttcatctgagttgGCTGTTTGCCACATATcccacacatcttgtttacacgactcatttgagttcttttggctcatcgcaaatagttcatccatgtgaactgtatgccgcatatcacacacacatcttgttaagttgaaccgtttctattatGTTCCCTAATtgaaaatagttcgtccgagtgaaccgtatgtcgtagATCACACACACCTAGATCTGGCTAGCCATTTctattgcactccctaatagcaaacagttcatcggagcggactgtatgccgtatatcgcacacacattgatatggctgcccgtttctgttgttctgcctcatcgcaaatagttcgaatggattaaccgggtgccctgcatcgcacacgcaactaaaatctgaaccgtgtttgatggcttcgccatcacaaatgttttgcacctttttatggtttttacaccaccatttgcgattaatgcatcgcgcaaattttcatcaaagggtctctgatcgtagtgtcgcgttagcagcatcctgcagtagtggatcaTCAAAAGAAACCAAGGTGGGATGTGAGGCATCACTAGAAGTTTGTTGTATCAGACTTGACCATGACACTGTGCTTAATAGAGAAGTGGTTGGAGCCAAATTTGATGCCTGGGAGGTTTAGCataggaaggactatgatcctagGGTTTTTGGAAGGAAATGGATCAAAATTCAACATAGTTGCTTTGCAATTACCATTTTTGTCCAGAAACTAGCTTAAGAAGGGGCACTCGCATGGAGTTGCCACTTGAGCTAAAATTTGGCACGGCCTAATGATATGGACATAAGAATATGTTGTAAAAacttcataccatttggacttgccaaaatggtacttccttcacaaacatcctCTCTGTCCAGAATATTGGGATAATTTTGGAGAGAAAATGGTTTGTTGAAAtaatcccaaatttggtggagagaagttataCTAGTAGGATCATGATCTAGTTATTTTTTAGAATTAGTGAAGtaatataaattatacttgcttcacacCCTGAAAATATTAATAGAATCAAAGATTTAAAGGTGTGCTCACATAATTGACTGGACGGGGCTAAAAATTGGAGGAGTGTTATGATATGAGCACTTGAAGAGGCATCCAAAATTTCAATTCATTTGGATAAcactagctagtacttccttcacaaagcctctATCTgaacaaaaactttgaaaaatcactgaggaagattcactacgcaaatggagttgaattttggcatgacgcaattatatggacaggaaaGGATGCCCAAAAAGTTTTGGATCAATTAAGaaaagataaatgacacttccttcacaaagtgccattcagggagagtaggaaaaggaatattaatgggttatttttgaactaggaaaggaaggtttttgacatatttgtggaatatatgacccaaacactTTCTaaaaattatttgggaattttgggagtgacagaaatataggctgcttcacaacctagggcaaacaaGACTATTCCTTTATTAGAAAAGGGAATATTCATGAGAAAAAGAATTTTAGGGTTGGGCTAGCTAGAATAGAAATGACGTGGTCTTGGGAAATATTTTGATAATGATGAGCCACTCCAGAGAAGAAATGATGATGATCTCCCAGGTTTCAAGTCCACAGATCCACTCTGAAAGAAAATTAGGGCAAAACCATggaaatcaaaggaaaaagaaaaagggccAAAAACCATGGTGTTACATGATCTTGGAGGATAGGAGCTTGCTCTTGGACCGGAGGTTCATTAGCTTGTCGCTGTAGTTGGTCACGTTCATGTAGGCGTGCTTGTAACCCATTGTCGTGAAATGGATTTTGTGGAGCTTGATGAACTTCATGGTCTTGGGGAAGCTGTGGACGAGCTCTTGGAGGACATGCATCTGAAGAATAGTGTGAAGAATGatgacttgagtggctccgtcttgaataGGACAAAGAGGTAGACGAGCGGTTGACTATCATGGCTCGTATGTCCTCCTGGAGAGATGCCAttgatgtgtcgaagtagtctcttgtacgttgctttGATTGTCGCAAGTCTGTAGCGAGTAGGTCGATGTGGTCGCCAAATGCTTCattctcttgatgcaaagctctttgtgcgctgatacgtctctgtcgtatctacttttcctaacgcttttcctcttgttttggactctaatttgcatgatttgaatgaaactaacccggactggcgttattttcagcagaactaccatgatgttgtttttgtataaaaataaaagttctcggaatggaatgaaactttttggaaaattatttcagaataaaagaaaaatattggtGCCAAGAACCATCGGAGGGTGGCCCCTGGGttagcacaactcaccagggcgcccccccttgtggccctgcagaccctgatCCCGACTACATAAATAcctatatttccagaaaaaatcaaggaggaagaattatctcgtttcacgatacagagccgccaccacctcctattcttcatcgagaggccagttctagagtccgttttgggctccggagagggggatcttcgatcttcgtcatcaccaaccctccttcatcgccaattaaaaggaggagttcatgtattcactatgtgttaatgctttgttctggttctttattaaaaggaggccttaatatccactGGTACGCGTCAATGCTAtataaacggtttttaacccctttccgcgatggcattagaaaccgtcgcctagtgagtgacggtgatagggggcccttcccacatgacccagaaaccgtaggggatatgccctcttggcacacacgctcggcaaaatgagttcgtgtgcaactggcgagcgctcaaatacggaaatacgtatagtagagctaaaaaatacaattacacaggcgaaattgtttccggtcgcaagtacatcccacacaggtagtccccgctaaacgtttccgttcgtatgtacatcccacacagtagctccaaggaaaacgtttctgttcacaggtacatcacacacaatttttcctgttaaatcgtcagtgatagtgttgccattgcaaacgatattaacaattttatcatttgcattattgaatgcatcacacaccgtctgtagaagaaactgtgtggtaaagactatccatcacacacagtttctatgtggtaaacatttgcacaaggtggcctaacgcaaacagttttcaatagaaagtcgtgtgtgattgttcattgatccaacatggtttattcctagaaactgtgtgcgttgcctgaggtcatcgcccacggtattttttcaataaccgtttgcaatagcaaaatccaattagtaggctaattgccctattattaataatccatttattaatataattgacattcatattaaggaagcaaaatttcataattgaaatacattagagtacaacatgatatagcttcggcactcagctaccccattacacaactgcaccagcaccaagtttcacatgcaacatgtagaacctttcaaaactagcatcatagacgatatatagacagatgcatctcatctggaaaactgctgaagcggaaggcgaacattgatccttcattcatgttgatggtctttgcaactttaggccagtgcctgtggatgattgatcgtACGTCTTTTGTCCTCTTtagaaacacttcaatattgaaccgtgggtgtcgtatgaaaaccttcctcgcctcctgaccatagaggtggtttgataggtaatcatcagtgaactgctttggaaaggcctgaaaacaaggatgtgcataaatattttCTCTATATAGGAAATGGGGCgaaggaataaaaaggcaaggtataatagttagtaccatcttgtagtgaactcttcttcattgtgcagacaaagatcttgttgttttttgtccctAATTacattatcctaacaatctttctgagtttcttgacttgattgatattcatggacaactcatttccccatatgcaaaaagggtcgaacagtgggtcaaaacctgtgacagcaggacctacatgtgcaatacAAAATTGTTAAAAATCTAAATATtataatggttcctgcaattgcacaataatatgctattagacaacggaccatgcacgtgcagttaactaaacaccacaacaaatgaaccaaacattaactgagcaccacattgcataatataacatactcctaatagaagatcacacagttaaccaaaccaagcatgcttaacaacttggaaatatagcaattgtattttccctcatgtatttagtacatccaaattcgatttatttctcacatggtatataataatagaatgcagccacaacaattgaacatcgcattgcagaattgaaccaaacagttaactaaacaccacaacaaatgaacgaaatgttaactgagcaccacattgcacaatataacatactcctaatagaagatcagacatgtaaccaaaccaagcatgcttaacaacttagaaatatagcaattgtatttctttctcatgtatttagtacatccaaattcgatttatttctcacatggtatgcaataacagaatgcacccacaacaattgaacattgcattgcagaattgaaccaaacagttaactaaacaccacaacaaatgaaccaaacattaactaagcaccacattgcacaatataacatactcctaacagaagatcggacagttaaccaaaccaagcatgctagacaacttggaaaattgcaccctgaagaattgaacatcacatttgcagaattgaaccaaacagttaactgaacaccacattacacgacatatagaacatatactctagagcagaaaactgcatggtaaaagtagattgcacaattcactagaatttgttaaggaaaggcagtagctagcaaactgaacatgggtccttatagtgagctaataagacaagctactcctcattgtcggagatatcgatgacgattggctccttggacatggaagagggcgaagCATCCActttgtgggtgccctcgttgtagtggtgagttgcctgagtcgctctgggcaccaacctgttggctctcaagatgaggtaagcacgtgcatgctgagaaaacacctcgtagtcttcgtcgaaggcaccgatggtggcctcgagaaaatgccatgaactgtcgtttaaagcagccaaccgtgctgcggcgtcggcgcgcgaggcatcgacggtggcctcgacggcgaggtgctcctccaatatctgggggtcggcacgaatggcagccatcgtgacctcatctgCGCATGCGACCATGAttttcttctccgctgccaaatgctccttgagatcctggctatactgtgtgcaccatggcttagggcagcgcttatttggtggaggggtcggtgatttgggtggaaggtgtcgcgctcgcaccggaggccggtgcatgtgggatgtggaaggaggaggatgtgggtcgggtgtggattacctgcctggataggcgaggccgagcagcgtgaaggagggtcactggcgaggaggcagcactgcaagcaaggagtgaaggtttcaacttggaaaggaaggtgaaaacaagggaaatgtggcttttggtaagggggagaggGCGGGGaagtagatatttctgcggaagccgaaaatttggaatcgcttcagcgaaaaaactggcacacaaagtgttatcagacatggtcccttattcagaactgtgtatgatatgtgagcatcacaaacaattcagatagcttaacctgtgtgtgatgagtttgaacatcaaaatttttggttcgaatttccatggttacagtggccatccacgtcattgcataatttgggtacacaaaggagactacagcacacccacacttcttaatcaagcaagtttagcaattaaaaatagctagctaacctaaacattactctaacaaattaaatattgaagctcttaattaaacaaaacaaagagtactactacggctggtgctagTCCATCTCCGCTGTCGCCTTCATGTCGAGCTCGTgtccgacggtctcctggggaaggggctccatggcatccatcgcaccatgctcagcaagcatctcaccatccacGCCAGCCATCTCTTtagaaaaggccgccacgagctgggcgtgggtggccgcgatctgggcttggacggacTCCATCGTTGCAAGGTATACGGCGGAGGAACGGATGGCttctcgaacgctctcggcgattgccagctcttcggccgtgggttgccgaccgttgtcagagaagcttcattcgatttgtgcggtaACCGCCAGGAGATGAGCGTGGGCGGCCTCAACATGGTCGTgagcggcctccatcagggctaaggccgccattGCGGAATGGacaactgttgtgccgctctcgccagttgctatccccaaggcagatgttgccgccaccacctgagaagcaacatcggccgtttgggctgccttggctgcccggtcgcagattgcggccgcactcatgcaccttgttagcacgcgcatggcggctgcagccgcgctcttgccggagtgggccaccgaagttgccatcacgacacgggtccacgtgcccatctttcaccggtgacgattgggcagtgaaatgatatttggggagcgagctactGTGCTTGAGACGCTGGTTGTGGACTGTAactgacgcaccttctcgcgtaagtcaTAGGCGTACTATataccgacggtgctccaggatattttgtgctgcatctcacatggttggtgacaataaactgtgtgtgatctacttgatttttcatcttgatttgaattacatactggggtcacagcggcaatggatggtgtttgaattgctagaccttttatctgaagtgaacatgtGTAACACCCTGTTAATTAAAACTATAGTAAATTCTGCTAATGATGCCTTGTCACCATATTTTCCTAAGCCAAACTGCCTTTCGATaaaaaatcaaagtcaaattcaaatttaaatttgaaagTCAATTTATTACTTCTTCAAACACTAAAACAAAAATgtgtataatatgatgtaaaatCTCCAAGCATTGGTAAAAATAAAATCAACTCCATTGGATGCCCAAATTGCCCCTGAGAATTATTTTAgtggaccagtagcattaaattaAGCCTTTTaaattaaataaatatttaaactattcaaaataaattgaggcTTGTTGTGCTAGCTGAAAACATTGCGTAGTATTTATATGATAAATATTAAGTTCAACTAAAATCATTTGATATTTAATTAAATTGCCAAACTGAGAGGGAATAAAGGAACAATGTAAGAAAAATAAGAATTAGAGTAAATCTCCTCTGCACTAGGCCTAGCGATCACTGTTCCAGGCCCAGCCCAGCTAAACGGCCTTTCCTCCTCTCGTAGGAGATAGGCAGAGGCCATGGCGTGGCTGCCATCCACGGCCACCACGGCCGGATTGCCGATGCCTGGCGCTACAGAGCGCCTTGGAGAGGATAAGGAGGACGTCCCCGATGTCGTGGACAAACCCTAGCTGCTTTTCCACTTCCCCTCGCTCGCTCTCCCCTCCACAACACGCGCCCGACACGCCGTCGCCGCCTCTCGTTGATCCCGTGGCCACTGGCCTCCCCTCGTCGCGCCAAGAGGTCCAGGAGAACCGTCGTGGTCTACTTCGTCTACCCCGAGCACTGGATCGAGCAAGGAAGGTCCGTACACTCGCCATCGACCTCGTCTTCCACGCGTACATCGCCGGCGTCCGGCGTCGATTGCCGCCGCTCCGGTCCACCTccggcctccccgacctcgccttCGTGCTCACTGTGAGCTCCTCCCTTGATTCCCCTGTTTTGCCCCGTCGATCCGTCGCCGTATGTTGCCTGCGCTCGTTGAGGCCGCCATGGCCGAAGCATCGCGTCCGCGCACGCACCCGCATGCCCCTGCCGCCTATGTACGCCTGTGCCCGCTGTCGCATGTCTGCTGCAGCCCGCGCCCTCGTTCGCCCCTGGCTGTGTCCGTCCGCACGTGCGTGCATCGGCCGCACCCTGGCCGAGCGCCAGCGCCGCTCGCGGCTCCCGCGCTCGCCCTGCTACTTCTTGCTGCTGCTGCACTGCCGTTGCTGCTCAGCTACTGCCGCTACTACTTGCTATCGTGCTGCCCTGCTCCCACTAACTGCTGCTGGATTGCACTGCTGCTGCTAGGTACTTCTACAGCCGGTTGCTGCTGCTACAGGCCATGGCCATAGCCATGGCCGAGTGTGTTGTGTGGTGTGCGTGCGTGTATTCTGGGTATGAGGCCGGCCCTATCCATATTAGTTAGTACTAATTAGATTAGTTTAGGGTTGCTACTTTTTATGTTAAATAGCCTGATGTGTTTGTGACAGGTGGTCCCTCACACTAAATACCCCCCTTTAGTTAAAATAGTAGTCAATGACAAGTAGGCCCCACGGCCACTATTCACACTTTGACCAGGTCAAACATTGACTATGGACTTGCTGACTGTGTATGCTGACTCAgccactggaccccacctgtcattctAATAGGCTAGCTGTGTGTGTATAAAAAGTAGTACACTGTTTAAATTCGAATTTAGATATATTCCAgaaatccagaaaatgttttaaaactttgaaaattcatagaaaataaaccgtatctcagatgaaaaagttttgtacatgaaagttgctcagaacgatgagaggaatccgaatatgcggtccgttcatctttcacatgcccctagcatgctgaacatggaaccttcccctctCTTTTCATCTGCCCGGAAAACGCCAGACGTCGGGAAAACCCCTCCGGATGTTTCCCTCTCCGTCTGCAATGTCTAGCATTGCATTAGttcacacccggcacatcatatCGCCATGTTATGCTTTCTGATTCTATGTTtgatttatatttattgtttcttccccctcttctttccggtagaccccgagaccgatgttgcccctgtgatcgactacgtcgacgacgacccctccttgccagaacaaccaggcaagcccccctttgatcatcccgatatcgcccattccattctctcatgcttgcattagattttgctactgttattgtttgctcctattctgatgcatagcctgcttttgtaacctactttttgttacttacctgcttatcctaaactgcttagtatatgttggttagtgatccaccagtgaaccccaccttgtccttgttgcccctgcttcatcatcgaagacccgttcaacgggattgaagaccaggccccgacaccacacatcactttccccttagttgctcgacactgctgggatattatcgagtgccaagggtgagacctcttcagcacttctgatgttaaccctgtagtgtagtcattcggtcgtggtcatcgatgGTGAtatcctccttaaccacttctgatacgactctgtcatgcaacccctcaagtgtgaacctcgggggtgattcctcttacattcaccttgatgattacatcgagtggaattcaccgggggtgattcctcgggttttccccttgatgtttggacacacagttactatggtttctatgactttacactgaaccattttactaaagatgggtcggcccagaggggtacccgcgcgagcttaattgcgagtgatgtggagacgggttgacctggaaggtgcccgcgagataattatgaggcgtggctgggcattcctagcccttgccgcaagtcctcgagacggggcaacggggtcacatctttcgtgactctctgcttgttaccgcgcgttcctaatccactacgatttggatatttgatccgaggggcctctggcctgatagcactaaccatcacgtgggcatagtatgggcattccgcgtggtgtacatcagccgaagcttaatagacgtcagtgactgagcggcgcgcgccgggttggactacgtaagcacctgccttgttgaaggaggtagctaggtctgctcactggccgcccacgcaacgtgtaggagttcccggggagatggcccatgacccctgggggcataggtttagtccggcgtgctgacctctctattaagcctaggtcgggttgcggcgtattgtttagctgaggccgggcatgacccaggaaattgtgtccggccggagttaatcgagcgtggtgggtaagttggtgcacccctgcagggaagaaaacatctatcgatagcctgtcctacggtagcggacacttggagttgtatcccgatcggtacaactagaactggatacttgagatgagacatgaagatgagacttggatatgagatgataactggatagtatggctctgggattgctttctcgcagggagtcgagaaaggatctctggccgaggttgataacacttctactactttactttatgctactctactccttcctgttgctgcaagatggtggtttccagaagatgctagtcttcgataggctaggctttccccttcccttctggcattctgcagtttagtccacagatacaacccattccttcgatacagatgcatacttagtttagatctgatgtaagtcttgcgagtactttggatgagtactcacggttgctttgctacttcttttcccccatacccgattttTGCGACCAAATGAcggagcccaggagtcagacgaCGCCACTGgcgactactactacccggaggatgcctactactacgtgacggccgctgacgacttggagtagttaggaggctcccaggcaggaggccttgccttttcgatcattgttgcatttgtgctagccttcttaaggcaatgttgtttaactcatgtctgtacttagatattgttgcttccgctgactcttgtgtattcgagcttatgtattcgagccctcgaggcccctggcttgtaatataaagcttgtattattttaatttgtgtctagagttgtgttgtgatatcctcccgtgagtccttgatcttgatcgtacacatttgcgtgtatgattagtgtacgattgaatcgagggcgtcacaagttggtattagagccgactacctgtaggtagccccctttccaactctttggccgaagttgagtctagtcactgaaaaacttttactaacattggctgtgtgtcttatggACCCATGTcgtcattgggtggtattaggatcttttactcacTCTGGGGCTCTAATCTCTCTTCCCTttgggttaaacattttactaactctgacattaggttctcgtacccgcttcctcccggagagccccgacattatcgatgatctcttgcttcaccagaagattctacggatactcctcgatgtttcccGAGACCCTGTGCCCACTGCTTTGCATATCCTTACCACCGATAAGTCCCCATGGATAACATCCTTGCCAtttgtaccttcatccccagttgctcttgttgttACAAGTTACCCCTAacactctccgttgttccgagaatcctttgtgccttatGCTTTGCAGCTTCCTTTTGCACTATGGATAATTCACTTACACGGGGTCCGTTCCTCTTCAGTTGTTCGCGTGCTTTACAAAATACTTTGAAATGCTATCTGATCTCCCAAAAATCCTTCGCATCCTTTTACTTTTGATTCACCTTGCCTGCTTgtattatggttaattccatatgtctagcgaTATTTATTAAAATCCTTTGTGATTGTCATTTTGTTCCTATGAATTCAACGTATGTGCGACTACTCGCAATCATCTATTGATCCATAGGAATTTTCTTTCCGGCTCAAACATCATTccggatatgagctggttcttgcccaatcgaGATTCGATCAGTGTGCCTCTAAGTCTGTTCAACCTATCCATCTTTGATCGAAACATCTGATTCTGATACACCGATCTAGAAATCAAATCTCCTTGTATTTAAGCTTTGGCTTATTCAGATGTTTCCATAAACCAATTCCTTTGCATCCCTTCTTCTAGTTGAGTACCAATATTCACATCATATCCTTTGCGGACCACCTGATCTTTTGGTGAATTACTATCCAACAGCTCCTTCATATTTTAAAT encodes the following:
- the LOC123103317 gene encoding uncharacterized protein: MSWTNPSCFSTSPRSLSPPQHAPDTPSPPLVDPVATGLPSSRQEVQENRRGLLRLPRALDRARKVRTLAIDLVFHAYIAGVRRRLPPLRSTSGLPDLAFVLTTPRPMLPL